In the genome of Colletotrichum lupini chromosome 8, complete sequence, one region contains:
- a CDS encoding PAF acetylhydrolase, which produces MTPLVAAAYDQLGVAVGLPNGTFSSFEMEFCQPRARSCRRPPSNFPLVLFSPGWGNPRLLYGAMAREVASYGFAVVTIDHPYDPSFVEFPDGTVYQAVSLDTDNTTQLESLTQVSCTPSSPTPLMASTSRTIMFGHSLGGATAAAAMLQDSRILGGINLDGKLLDPVLNAGLSRPFTLVGRPGHSTDDPTWDVFFPALRGSKALLTVSNTTHGAFTDFPNLISSLNLTLAEAARSLLESELGTLEFGRIGKVVAGIVGAFADLVLHKRVKSVFTKAGDPAFPEVVGTSINV; this is translated from the exons ATGACGCCCCTCGTGGCCGCGGCCTACGATCAGCTGGGCGTCGCTGTCGGCCTACCCAACGGCACCTTCTCTTCATTCGAGATGGAGTTTTGCCAGCCTAGAGCACGTTCATGCAGGCGTCCTCCTTCGAACTTTCCGCTGGTGCTATTCTCCCCTGGCTGGGGCAACCCACGCCTTCTCTACGGCGCGATGGCTCGCGAGGTGGCCAGTTATGGCTTTGCTGTCGTTACGATCGACCACCCTTACGACCCTTCTTTTGTTGAGTTTCCTGATGGAACCGTGTATCAGGCTGTGAGTCTCGACACCGACAATACCACACAATTAGAATCTCTCACCCAGGTTAGTTGTACCCCGAGTAGTCC AACCCCATTAATGGCGTCAACCTCGCGCACGATTATGTTTGGCCACTCTTTGGGGGGCGCTACGGCGGCGGCTGCAATGTTGCAAGATTCGCGCATCTTAGGTGGCATCAATTTGGACGGCAAGCTTCTCGATCCCGTACTCAACGCAGGTCTCAGTCGGCCCTTTACTCTCGTTGGCCGGCCGGGACACTCGACCGATGATCCGACCTGGGACGTCTTCTTTCCCGCTCTGCGAGGCTCAAAAGCTCTCCTGACTGTCAGCAACACCACGCACGGGGCGTTCACAGATTTCCCCAACCTCATTTCTTCACTGAACCTTACTTTGGCTGAAGCAGCACGCTCTTTGTTGGAGAGCGAACTTGGGACTCTCGAGTTTGGCAGGATTGGAAAGGTCGTTGCTGGAATCGTTGGGGCTTTTGCTGATTTGGTGTTGCATAAGCGGGTTAAGTCTGTCTTCACCAAGGCGGGTGATCCTGCTTTTCCGGAGGTTGTGGGAACCAGCATCAACGTCTAA